The following coding sequences lie in one Psychrilyobacter atlanticus DSM 19335 genomic window:
- a CDS encoding MarC family protein translates to MDYVIQIFINAMTMIAILNPFGNVPLFIGLTEDMGKITRKKLFKVIVVTGFSIMAAFALVGSFMMHNFFRVEMKEVRIAGGIILVIVALKNLLFPKKNKKKDEPQEELTEEEEIKQGIIPMAFPMLVGPGSLAGVLLIRQEAGIISSTLSCVVVFLIIHFMFSAADIIEKIFGELVLFVLSRVMQLFIMAVGIKTIISGVTMVVQGIGG, encoded by the coding sequence ATGGATTATGTAATTCAGATATTTATCAATGCAATGACAATGATTGCCATATTGAACCCATTTGGAAATGTGCCATTGTTTATAGGATTGACAGAGGATATGGGTAAAATTACCAGAAAAAAGTTGTTTAAAGTGATAGTTGTTACAGGGTTTTCCATAATGGCGGCATTTGCCCTTGTAGGATCATTTATGATGCACAATTTTTTCAGGGTAGAGATGAAAGAAGTTAGGATAGCGGGAGGAATAATCTTAGTTATTGTAGCTCTAAAGAATCTATTATTTCCAAAGAAAAATAAGAAGAAAGATGAACCTCAAGAAGAATTAACAGAGGAAGAGGAGATTAAACAAGGGATAATTCCTATGGCTTTCCCTATGTTAGTTGGTCCAGGGTCACTGGCAGGGGTGCTTCTTATAAGGCAGGAAGCTGGGATAATTTCTAGTACCCTTTCCTGTGTAGTTGTATTTCTGATTATTCATTTTATGTTTTCTGCAGCAGATATTATAGAAAAAATATTTGGGGAATTGGTTTTATTTGTACTATCTAGGGTAATGCAATTATTTATAATGGCTGTGGGAATAAAAACTATTATCAGTGGTGTGACTATGGTTGTTCAGGGTATAGGAGGTTAA
- the pnuC gene encoding nicotinamide riboside transporter PnuC translates to MILASDFKGWKKGEYLWLGVSLLTTVSASIYLKAGAMSIIAMIINIICVVLLAKGKVSNFIFSIIGSLLYGYITYSNAIYGDAIMRVVYNIPMGIFGYITWKKNKVKADDDVEFRVLTTKQRLSGTIGVIIAIGTLAGILHLIHGSNVILDATTTILGIVALFLMSKRYTENWYLWILVNAISVILWLRVGNISPETVATLLMWVVFLLNSIFGTINWKKQCRSKEKSVPNYE, encoded by the coding sequence ATGATCTTAGCAAGTGATTTTAAAGGATGGAAAAAAGGTGAATATTTATGGTTAGGGGTCTCACTATTAACAACGGTGTCAGCTTCAATCTACTTAAAGGCAGGAGCTATGTCGATTATAGCTATGATAATCAATATAATCTGTGTAGTATTATTAGCAAAAGGAAAAGTTTCAAACTTTATATTTTCTATAATAGGTAGTCTCTTATATGGATATATAACTTATTCTAATGCTATATATGGTGATGCAATTATGAGAGTTGTCTACAATATACCTATGGGAATATTTGGTTATATCACATGGAAAAAAAATAAAGTCAAGGCAGATGATGATGTAGAGTTTAGAGTATTAACAACTAAACAAAGACTCTCAGGCACAATTGGTGTGATAATTGCTATCGGTACACTTGCCGGTATCTTACACTTAATCCATGGAAGTAACGTTATTTTAGATGCAACAACGACAATATTAGGAATTGTCGCATTATTTTTAATGTCAAAAAGATATACAGAAAACTGGTATCTATGGATCTTAGTAAATGCTATCTCTGTAATATTGTGGCTGAGAGTAGGAAATATAAGTCCTGAAACAGTTGCAACATTATTGATGTGGGTTGTATTTTTATTAAACTCTATTTTTGGAACTATTAATTGGAAAAAACAATGTAGATCAAAGGAAAAATCTGTTCCAAATTATGAATAA
- a CDS encoding M42 family metallopeptidase, which yields MRLDSVRLIEKLSNAYGVSGFEDNVVEIIKDKFGDIFKIQEDSMRNLVIYRKGHKGDKPIVMLDGHSDEVGFIIQSIKANGTMRFLPLGGWMAQNIPGHKVRIKNAKGEYVEGVVATKPPHFMKGPVTLQPIHEMVIDVGATSYEEVIEIFQIEPGAPVIPDVKFSMDQRTGIMLGKAFDNRLGCAAVLETMLSLEGIDLDIDVVGSISVQEEVGCRGAKVNVNTVKPDLAVVFEGSPADDTFMDSYDSQGALKKGTQIRHFDMRLIANHRLISFTKSVARENKIPFQCAVRSGGGTDAGPIHIENKAVPSLILGMPVRYAHTHYGFSALEDYRATVDLTMEILKRLNLDQLKIF from the coding sequence ATGAGATTAGATTCGGTAAGGCTTATTGAAAAATTATCAAATGCTTATGGAGTATCAGGATTTGAAGATAATGTAGTAGAGATTATAAAGGATAAATTTGGAGATATTTTTAAAATTCAGGAAGATTCCATGAGAAATCTGGTGATATACAGGAAGGGGCACAAGGGGGATAAACCCATAGTTATGTTAGATGGTCATTCAGATGAGGTGGGATTTATTATCCAAAGTATCAAAGCCAATGGGACTATGAGATTTTTGCCCTTGGGAGGATGGATGGCACAAAACATACCGGGACATAAAGTAAGGATAAAGAATGCTAAAGGAGAGTATGTAGAAGGTGTAGTAGCTACAAAACCACCACACTTTATGAAAGGACCCGTTACTCTTCAGCCTATCCATGAGATGGTAATAGATGTCGGAGCGACAAGTTATGAGGAAGTTATAGAGATTTTTCAGATTGAACCAGGAGCACCGGTTATTCCTGATGTTAAATTTTCCATGGATCAGAGGACAGGTATAATGCTGGGAAAAGCTTTTGATAACAGGTTAGGATGTGCAGCTGTTTTAGAAACCATGCTCTCATTAGAAGGAATTGATTTAGATATAGATGTGGTAGGTTCTATATCAGTTCAGGAGGAGGTAGGGTGTAGAGGAGCAAAGGTGAATGTAAATACTGTAAAACCGGATTTAGCCGTTGTCTTTGAAGGGTCTCCTGCAGATGACACATTTATGGATAGTTATGATTCCCAAGGAGCATTAAAAAAAGGAACACAGATAAGGCATTTTGATATGAGGTTGATTGCAAACCATAGATTGATATCATTTACTAAATCGGTGGCAAGGGAAAATAAGATACCATTTCAATGTGCCGTACGAAGTGGGGGAGGGACAGATGCAGGACCTATCCATATTGAAAATAAAGCTGTTCCTAGCCTTATATTGGGGATGCCTGTAAGATATGCACATACACACTATGGATTTTCAGCATTGGAAGATTATAGGGCTACTGTGGATCTCACAATGGAAATTTTAAAAAGGTTAAACTTAGATCAATTGAAAATTTTTTAA
- a CDS encoding gamma-glutamyl-gamma-aminobutyrate hydrolase family protein, whose product MKNMIVGLSGSQRDFDNTGFIRDYVNKHYSDSIIKIGGTPIVLPLADDEETTSKYIDLIDGLILTGGDDVNPQLFQEESLPETQIPDPKRDTFDMLLIKYAIQKNIPILGVCRGMQLLNIYFGGSLYQDLKYNKEVYLKHLQGENSPHIPVHKVIPVKDSFLNKLFTDDLWVNSFHHQSIKEVGDSLQISAKSNDNVIEAVEYIDDNHFILGVQWHPEMMYSQGDNGDMKKLFQYFMDRLKQKKLNKI is encoded by the coding sequence ATGAAAAATATGATAGTGGGGCTCAGTGGCTCCCAACGTGATTTTGATAATACAGGATTTATCAGGGATTATGTAAATAAACATTATTCCGACTCTATAATAAAGATTGGGGGAACCCCCATTGTTCTACCTTTAGCCGATGATGAAGAAACCACCTCTAAATATATCGACCTCATAGATGGTTTAATTTTAACAGGAGGAGACGACGTTAACCCCCAATTATTCCAGGAGGAGTCCCTCCCGGAAACTCAGATCCCGGATCCTAAAAGAGATACTTTTGATATGCTTCTCATAAAGTATGCCATCCAGAAAAATATTCCAATCTTGGGAGTCTGCCGAGGGATGCAGCTTTTAAATATATATTTTGGAGGATCCCTCTATCAAGATTTAAAATACAATAAAGAGGTCTATCTAAAACACCTTCAGGGTGAAAACAGCCCTCACATTCCTGTTCATAAGGTTATTCCTGTGAAAGACTCATTTTTAAATAAGTTATTCACCGATGATCTATGGGTTAATTCATTTCATCATCAGAGTATCAAAGAGGTAGGAGATAGCCTACAAATATCTGCTAAATCCAATGATAATGTTATCGAAGCCGTTGAATATATAGATGATAATCACTTTATATTGGGGGTTCAATGGCACCCTGAGATGATGTATTCCCAAGGGGATAACGGAGATATGAAAAAGTTATTTCAATATTTTATGGATCGATTAAAGCAAAAAAAATTAAATAAAATTTAG
- a CDS encoding ABC transporter substrate-binding protein has protein sequence MKKVIFLIVIGLWIVSCGKSEENKNEIKDTLVYAQLSESKSLDPHAVTDQYSQRVIANIYDRLVEVDENMKVVPSLAESWKNIDPLTTVFHLKKGVHFRSGKKVTAEDVKFSLERAMKSPKLGSLYSLFDKVDVIDKNTVSITTKKPFGPLLYHLSHKSASILNSEFAKTHNLNQEADGTGGYFVDSWNIGDYILLKRNTNYFKGEPSIKYIKIRSIPEENSKVIGLETGEIDIAADLESMSRNTVLENPNLTLAETSSYSVQFLGMNVEKPFLKDIKIRKAIAMAIDKKTIIDTILMGAVKDANSFLAPGVFGYSKDVNTYQYNPEEAKKLIAQSGYKDIELTVLTSNNTTRAQICEVIQAQLKEVGITLNIEVVEWGAFLSDTSTGKAELYMLGWSPSTGDADYGLVPNTHSSNKGSGGNRSFYENKKLDKILDVAKEELDSDTRLALYKEAQKIINTDAAFFPIYYQLSNAGLSKNVVGYVQTSANYPYFYKLSFKK, from the coding sequence ATGAAAAAAGTTATTTTTTTAATAGTTATAGGCCTGTGGATTGTTTCATGTGGAAAAAGCGAGGAAAATAAAAATGAAATAAAAGATACTCTGGTCTATGCACAACTGAGTGAATCCAAGAGTTTGGACCCTCACGCTGTTACCGATCAGTATTCTCAAAGAGTTATAGCCAATATATATGACAGATTGGTAGAGGTAGATGAAAATATGAAGGTTGTCCCCAGTCTGGCTGAGTCTTGGAAAAATATAGATCCCCTTACAACTGTGTTTCATCTAAAGAAAGGTGTCCACTTTCGTAGCGGGAAAAAAGTTACAGCAGAAGATGTAAAGTTTTCTTTAGAGAGAGCCATGAAATCTCCTAAATTAGGAAGTTTATACTCTCTATTCGACAAGGTTGATGTTATCGATAAAAATACTGTGTCTATCACCACTAAGAAGCCATTTGGACCTTTACTGTATCACCTGTCTCATAAATCAGCATCTATCCTCAACTCAGAGTTCGCAAAGACTCATAACCTCAATCAAGAGGCTGATGGTACTGGGGGATATTTTGTAGATTCTTGGAATATAGGAGACTATATCCTTTTGAAGAGGAATACTAATTACTTTAAAGGTGAACCAAGTATTAAATACATAAAGATCAGAAGTATTCCAGAAGAAAACAGCAAAGTTATTGGTCTTGAGACAGGAGAGATAGACATAGCAGCAGATTTAGAATCTATGTCTAGAAATACAGTCCTGGAAAATCCTAATTTAACCTTAGCAGAAACTAGCTCATACAGTGTCCAGTTTCTTGGAATGAATGTAGAAAAACCTTTTTTAAAGGATATTAAGATCAGAAAAGCCATAGCTATGGCTATCGATAAAAAAACCATTATCGATACTATCCTCATGGGAGCTGTAAAGGATGCAAATAGTTTTCTTGCACCTGGTGTATTCGGATATTCAAAAGATGTAAATACATATCAATATAACCCTGAAGAAGCAAAAAAACTCATAGCTCAATCTGGATATAAAGATATTGAACTTACTGTCCTTACTAGTAATAACACTACCAGAGCACAAATTTGTGAAGTAATCCAGGCTCAGTTAAAAGAGGTCGGAATCACATTAAATATAGAAGTTGTAGAATGGGGAGCTTTTTTATCTGACACTTCCACAGGAAAAGCAGAACTGTATATGCTTGGATGGTCTCCTTCTACAGGGGATGCTGATTATGGTTTAGTTCCTAATACCCACAGTAGTAACAAGGGGAGCGGGGGAAACAGAAGTTTCTATGAAAATAAAAAATTAGATAAAATTTTAGATGTTGCAAAGGAAGAGTTAGACTCAGATACAAGACTGGCACTCTACAAGGAAGCTCAGAAGATTATCAATACAGATGCTGCATTTTTCCCAATCTACTATCAATTATCAAATGCTGGATTGAGTAAAAATGTTGTAGGATATGTCCAAACATCGGCAAACTATCCATATTTTTATAAGTTAAGTTTTAAAAAATAA
- a CDS encoding ABC transporter ATP-binding protein, which yields MSFIKVRNLSKQYGDISVFKNVNLDIKKGEFITLLGPSGCGKSTLLRCIAGLNESNGGEIIMNGKVINNTAPKDREIGMVFQNYALFPNMTVKENVAFGLKIKRQDNIEEKVKKYLSMVELNEREDYYPHELSGGQKQRVALARTLIMEPKIILLDEPLSALDAKIRKNLREKISEIQRKLGITTIFVTHDQEEALTISDRVFIMEEGKFAQIGTPEEVYTHPVSEFVVRFIGNYNIFEREEVESIFKWRIEKNIVAIRPESIYIREEGRNYIEDNFIAVKANIIESAVLGNIIRYRVEKNGIKFIVDLLNRGENKLYKVGLEIELLFMKNEIKKF from the coding sequence ATGTCTTTTATAAAAGTTAGAAACCTTTCAAAACAATATGGAGATATAAGTGTTTTTAAAAATGTAAATCTTGATATAAAAAAAGGTGAGTTTATAACTCTTTTAGGGCCTTCAGGTTGTGGGAAAAGTACACTTTTAAGGTGTATAGCTGGGTTGAATGAAAGTAATGGCGGAGAGATAATCATGAATGGAAAAGTTATAAATAATACGGCTCCTAAAGACAGGGAAATAGGAATGGTATTCCAAAATTATGCTCTTTTTCCTAATATGACAGTAAAAGAAAATGTAGCTTTTGGCTTAAAAATAAAAAGGCAAGATAATATAGAAGAAAAAGTAAAAAAGTATTTAAGTATGGTAGAGTTAAATGAACGGGAAGACTACTATCCACATGAACTTTCAGGAGGTCAAAAGCAGAGAGTAGCCCTAGCTAGAACTCTTATTATGGAACCAAAAATAATCTTATTGGACGAACCTCTTTCAGCATTAGATGCTAAAATAAGAAAAAATCTAAGGGAAAAAATTTCGGAGATACAAAGAAAATTAGGAATAACTACTATTTTTGTAACCCATGACCAAGAGGAAGCGTTGACTATATCAGACAGGGTTTTTATTATGGAAGAAGGCAAATTTGCACAAATTGGAACTCCAGAAGAAGTTTATACCCACCCTGTGAGTGAGTTTGTAGTAAGATTTATTGGGAACTATAATATTTTTGAAAGAGAGGAAGTAGAGTCGATCTTCAAATGGAGAATAGAAAAAAATATTGTGGCTATAAGGCCAGAATCTATCTATATCAGGGAGGAGGGCAGAAACTATATTGAAGATAATTTTATAGCTGTAAAAGCTAATATAATAGAAAGCGCTGTTTTGGGAAACATAATAAGGTACAGAGTTGAAAAAAACGGAATTAAGTTTATCGTTGATTTATTAAATAGAGGAGAAAATAAACTATATAAAGTCGGGTTAGAAATAGAACTTCTATTTATGAAAAATGAAATAAAAAAATTTTAA